A single region of the Cyclopterus lumpus isolate fCycLum1 chromosome 16, fCycLum1.pri, whole genome shotgun sequence genome encodes:
- the phactr4b gene encoding phosphatase and actin regulator 4B, translated as MENRDDEAEQHHSTMVGEGGSTPPPKRKGKFSTLGKIFKPWKWRKKKSSDSFNEASEELERKMSTRRTRQELIEQGVLKDVPDNDAVTHNPKQLYVKNGHTLPVSTGVGGGGGGGGVVSGGRSPCSQGKLPSESDFRMNPAWLAQPDDRRGWSPSDGDRRGALGSRGTGLHEDVRRSGGVGSRAHVEGEWKPNMVWQGQIHGQMEECRRGGRLHPEDGQKRPGLQKAPSEDGRRSRPAEADWRPTLPRHASAEEGRARRESDSHFVPDPEALRDTLREPLPPKQTVMPPKWLMTSTPEPGSKGPPRTPSNHHTSQYCSPSAPSAVAPKPVRSISSAGASTQQSSCVAPTSTSHGTKQPPVPPPKPVNRGNSTMMGDFTQAPGGASLVPAKPSPPMPPKRTTPITKRSTEDSSHPINPSPLSLDDHSNLHMGFQLPPPPPSPPLPTHIPPSPPRQHIHSHHLHHQHSYAHPLPQPIPMLFDPPSPTNESPQRPAPVPLHIMIQRALSSPGPAQPHPDGSQRAHTLLFETPPDYQCGRPLPVSIQPLKLSEDDYSDEEEEEDDEEEEEYDGEIPQPELEPRSRRCLVGDAGVCVIPGGNNNSSEEEEDEEEVEGGENDMRGEDCDSDGPVLYKDEDSDEEDEPPLSALASRVRRKDTLALKLNCRPCAPDRDRFIHERGSRDDQPPGQTGLTWQSREQWEAIRTQIGTALTRRLSQRPTAEELEQRNILQPRNQTDRQAEVREIKRRLTRKLSQRPTVAELQARKILRFHEYVEVTDAQDYDRRAEKPWTKLTPADKAAIRKELNDYKSTEMEVHEESRIYTRFHRP; from the exons ATGGAAAATCGTG ATGATGAAGCTGAGCAGCACCACAGCACTATGGTGGGCGAGGGGGGCAGCACCCCTCCCCCAAAGCGCAAGGGCAAGTTCTCCACCCTTGGCAAGATCTTCAAGCCGTGGAAGTGGCGGAAGAAGAAAAGCAGCGACAGCTTCAATGAGGCTTCAGAAG AACTGGAGAGAAAGATGTCGACGAGGCGGACACGGCAGGAGCTTATAGAACAGGGGGTGCTGAAGGATGTCCCGGACAACG ATGCAGTTACACACAACCCGAAGCAGCTCTACGTGAAGAACGGCCACACTCTGCCTGTGAGCACTGGGgtcggaggaggtggaggaggtggaggagtggtCAGTGGTGGCAGGAGTCCGTGCAGTCAGGGCAAACTCCCTTCAGAGTCCGACTTTAGGATGAACCCGGCCTGGCTCGCCCAGCCAGACGACCGAAGGGGTTGGTCTCCCTCTGACGGAGACCGCCGAGGAGCTCTGGGTTCCAGGGGCACGGGACTGCACGAAGACGTGCGGAGAAGCGGAGGGGTGGGGTCACGTGCACATGTCGAGGGTGAATGGAAGCCTAATATGGTCTGGCAGGGCCAGATTCACGGGCAGATGGAGGAGTGCAGACGTGGGGGCCGACTTCACCCTGAGGACGGGCAGAAGAGACCCGGGCTGCAGAAGGCCCCATCGGAGGATGGCAGGAGGAGTCGACCTGCAGAAGCGGACTGGAGGCCGACGCTCCCTCGGCATGCATCAGCTGAGGAGGGAAGGGCCCGCAGAG AGTCAGACAGCCATTTTGTTCCTGACCCAGAAGCCTTGCGGGACACTCTGCGTGAACCTCTGCCTCCTAAACAGACCGTCATGCCTCCAAAATGGCTGATGACATCCACCCCTGAACCTGGCAGCAAGGGTCCACCTCGCACCCCATCCAACCACCACACGAGCCAGTACTGCTCTCCCTCCGCCCCCTCGGCTGTGGCGCCCAAACCTGTTCGGTCCATCTCCTCTGCGGGCGCGTCCACTCAGCAGTCCTCGTGTGTAGCCCCGACCTCCACCTCTCATGGCACCAAGCAGCCCCCTGTGCCCCCACCCAAGCCTGTGAATAGGGGCAATTCCACCATGATGG GTGACTTCACACAAGCCCCCGGGGGTGCCAGTCTTGTTCCAGCCAAGCCTTCTCCACCGATGCCTCCTAAGAGGACCACCCCCATCACCAAACGCAGCACAGAGGACTCGAGCCATCCCATCAACCCCTCACCGCTTTCTCTGGACGACCACAGCAACCTCCATATGGGCTTTCAGCTGCCTCCCCCTccgccctcccctcccctgccGACACACATACCACCTTCTCCTCCCCGCCAACACATACATagccaccacctccaccatcagCACTCCTATGCCCACCCACTGCCCCAACCCATACCAATGCTGTTTGACCCACCGAGCCCAACCAATGAGTCTCCTCAGCGCCCGGCTCCCGTCCCACTCCACATCATGATCCAGCGAGCCCTGTCTAGTCCTGGCCCGGCTCAGCCTCATCCGGACGGGTCGCAGCGTGCGCACACGCTGCTTTTCGAAACCCCGCCGGACTATCAATGTGGTCggccacttcctgtcagcatcCAGCCATTGAAACT ATCTGAAGATGACTACtcagacgaggaagaggaggaagatgacgaggaagaggaggagtacgATGGGGAGATCCCTCAGCCAGAGCTTGAGCCAAGGAGTCGCAGGTGCTTAGTCGGAGACGCCGGTGTTTGTGTCATCCCGGGgggaaacaacaacagcagtgaggaggaggaggatgaagaagaggttGAAGGAGGAGAGAATGACATGCGTGGGGAGGACTGTGACTCAGATGGTCCTGTGCTTTATAAAGATGAAGACtcagatgaggaggatgagccCCCACTTA GTGCCCTAGCCAGCAGGGTCAGGAGGAAGGACACTTTGGCCCTGAAGCTGAACTGCCGTCCCTGTGCCCCAGACAGGGACCGGTTTATCCATGAGAGGGGCAGCAGAGACGACCAGCCTCCAGGCCAGACCGGCCTCACCTGGCAGAGCAGGGAGCAGTGGGAGGCCATCCGCACACAGATCGGCACCGCACTCACAAG GCGACTTAGCCAGAGACCCACTGCTGAAGAGCTCGAGCAAAGAAACATCCTTCAGC CCAGAAATCAGACTGACAGACAAGCTGAGGTTAGAGAGATCAAGCGGCGGCTGACCAGGAAG CTGAGTCAAAGACCAACAGTTGCAGAACTACAGGCGAGAAAAATCCTCCGGTTCCACGAGTACGTGGAAGTCACAGATGCCCAAGACTACGATCGGAGAGCAGAGAAGCCGTGGACCAAGCTGACTCCTGCTGACAAG GCGGCCATCCGGAAGGAGCTCAACGATTACAAGAGCACTGAAATGGAGGTCCATGAAGAGAGCAGAATCTACACCAG GTTTCATCGGCCTTAg